The following are encoded together in the Arcticibacterium luteifluviistationis genome:
- a CDS encoding YifB family Mg chelatase-like AAA ATPase: MLATTFGAAVYGVSATLITVEISIIKGAGTNVVGLPDNAVKESLQRIDAALKNEGYNQDRKKTVINLAPADIRKEGSSYDLPIALCLINISCGVTYAKEISEYVILGELALDGTLRPIKGVLPIAIEARAQGKKGFILPKENAEEASIVNKLDVIGVETLDEAVRYLKGELEITPLVTDTREIFQHTVNDYEADFSHVQGQENIKRAMEIAAAGGHNAIMIGPPGAGKTMLAKRLPSILPPLTLAEALETTKIHSVAGKLGGKATLISKRPFRNPHHTISDAALVGGGSFPQPGEISLAHNGVLFLDELPEFKRTVLEVMRQPLEERKVSISRTRLSVEFPSSFMLIASMNPCPCGYYNHPDKDCTCPPGAVEKYLNRVSGPLLDRIDLHVEVTPVSFDQISSTRKNETSAEIRERVVKARDVQIERFKEYPDIHSNAMMPAEMVKEICQIDDAGKALLKKAMERLGLSARAYDRILKVSRTIADLAGSENIRNEQLAEAIQYRSLDRENWAG; this comes from the coding sequence ATGCTGGCAACAACTTTTGGTGCAGCCGTTTACGGCGTAAGTGCCACACTTATCACGGTAGAGATTAGTATTATTAAAGGAGCAGGAACCAATGTAGTGGGCCTGCCTGATAATGCTGTAAAAGAAAGTCTTCAAAGAATAGACGCTGCTCTGAAAAATGAAGGGTATAATCAGGATAGAAAGAAAACAGTTATAAATCTGGCTCCTGCTGATATAAGGAAAGAAGGTTCTTCGTATGATTTGCCAATAGCTTTATGCCTAATCAATATTTCTTGTGGCGTTACTTATGCCAAAGAAATATCAGAGTATGTGATTTTGGGAGAATTAGCTTTAGATGGAACATTAAGACCTATCAAAGGAGTACTTCCAATTGCTATTGAAGCTAGAGCTCAAGGCAAAAAGGGTTTTATTCTGCCAAAGGAAAATGCCGAGGAAGCATCTATTGTCAATAAACTAGATGTGATAGGCGTGGAAACGCTTGATGAAGCTGTTCGTTATTTAAAAGGAGAGCTAGAAATTACGCCTTTAGTTACAGATACAAGAGAGATTTTTCAGCATACTGTCAATGATTATGAGGCAGATTTTTCTCATGTTCAAGGGCAAGAGAATATTAAAAGAGCCATGGAGATAGCGGCTGCGGGTGGACATAATGCCATCATGATTGGCCCTCCTGGAGCAGGAAAAACGATGTTGGCCAAAAGGCTTCCATCCATTTTGCCGCCTTTAACATTAGCAGAAGCTTTAGAAACCACTAAAATTCATTCGGTAGCAGGAAAACTTGGCGGAAAAGCCACATTGATTTCAAAGCGACCTTTCAGAAATCCGCATCATACTATTTCAGATGCGGCACTAGTAGGTGGTGGAAGTTTCCCCCAACCTGGTGAAATATCTTTGGCACATAATGGTGTCTTGTTTTTAGATGAGTTGCCAGAGTTTAAGCGTACTGTTTTAGAAGTAATGCGTCAGCCGCTAGAAGAAAGAAAAGTCAGTATCTCTAGAACACGTCTTTCAGTGGAGTTTCCTTCTAGTTTTATGCTGATAGCCAGTATGAATCCTTGTCCGTGTGGGTATTATAATCACCCAGACAAAGACTGTACTTGCCCTCCTGGTGCGGTAGAAAAGTATTTAAACAGAGTTTCAGGTCCTTTGTTGGACAGAATTGACCTTCACGTGGAGGTTACACCTGTAAGTTTTGACCAGATTTCATCTACCCGAAAAAATGAAACCTCTGCCGAAATTAGAGAACGCGTAGTTAAAGCCCGTGATGTGCAAATAGAGCGTTTTAAGGAATATCCAGATATACATTCTAATGCCATGATGCCTGCAGAAATGGTCAAAGAGATTTGCCAGATAGATGATGCAGGAAAAGCCTTGCTCAAAAAAGCGATGGAAAGACTAGGCCTAAGTGCTAGAGCCTACGACAGAATCTTAAAAGTAAGCCGAACCATAGCCGATTTGGCAGGCTCAGAAAATATCAGAAACGAACAACTAGCCGAAGCTATTCAATATAGGAGTTTGGATAGGGAGAACTGGGCGGGGTAG
- a CDS encoding thiamine pyrophosphate-dependent enzyme: MSDTSSQASISSKFIIDKKEVLEDYRLAVESREVSLLGRKEVFMGRAKFGIFGDGKELAQLAMAKVFRKGDFRSGYYRDQTFVAAVGGMTWTQFYSQLYAHADHAHDIFSAGRSMNGHFSNSWLDDKGKWLKQTELYNQVMDVSPTAGQIPRSIGIGYASKLYRNNPELKDLDGFSNNGNEVCFATIGDASTSQGMFFESINAAGVLQIPVIFAIWDDGYGISVPSEYQTTKSSISKALAGFQANEDGPGLEIIKARGWNYPELVEAFQKAARFARDKHMPCLLHVYEVTQPQGHSSSGSHERYKSKDRLAWETGMDCNVKFKEWILKEGVASESELTKIEADAKEVAKKSRQDAWQSFRKNIDRDVKEAISLLDSVAKKSSKKNALNAIRKSLVSKQNPLKRDAVSAIKKAKRTLIKENVGKEFAPFLDRLAKENLHNYSSHLYSEFESSPLNVKEVKAKYGGEQKVESGHQIINKYFDLLLAKDKRVFALGEDVGSIGDVNQGFAGLQEKFGKLRVEDTGIREATIIGQGIGAAMRGLRPIVEVQYFDYIYYCLSILTDDLACLRYRTFGRQMAPVIIRTRGHRLEGIWHSGSPLAVMIHSLRGMHICVPRNFVQAAGLYNTLLAGDDPALMIEPLNGYRLKEKSPSNLGEICVPLGEPEILKKGTDITIVTYGSMCNIVMAASEELEKVGISMEVIDVQTLLPFDRTDTILESLQRTNRIIFADEDMPGGASAYMMQHVIELKGGYKYLDSKATTISAKQHRPAYGSDGDYFSKPNEDDIFDVAYSIMREAKPKSYPEI; the protein is encoded by the coding sequence ATGAGTGATACTTCCAGTCAAGCTTCTATTTCTTCTAAATTCATTATTGACAAAAAGGAAGTCCTAGAAGACTATAGGTTGGCTGTTGAAAGTAGGGAGGTAAGCCTTCTTGGTAGGAAAGAAGTGTTTATGGGTCGAGCTAAGTTTGGGATTTTTGGTGACGGAAAAGAACTAGCTCAGTTAGCCATGGCGAAGGTTTTCCGCAAAGGAGACTTTAGGTCGGGTTATTACAGAGACCAAACTTTTGTAGCGGCGGTTGGCGGAATGACTTGGACGCAGTTTTATTCTCAATTATATGCCCATGCAGACCATGCTCACGATATATTTTCGGCGGGTCGTTCTATGAATGGTCACTTTTCTAATTCGTGGTTAGATGATAAAGGCAAGTGGCTAAAGCAAACAGAATTATATAATCAGGTGATGGATGTATCACCTACAGCGGGTCAAATTCCCCGTAGTATTGGTATAGGATACGCCTCCAAACTATATAGAAACAATCCAGAACTTAAGGATTTAGATGGCTTTTCAAATAATGGAAATGAAGTTTGCTTTGCCACTATTGGTGATGCATCTACATCACAAGGGATGTTTTTTGAAAGCATAAATGCCGCAGGTGTTCTCCAAATTCCCGTGATTTTTGCAATTTGGGATGATGGTTATGGCATATCTGTTCCTTCAGAATATCAAACCACCAAAAGTAGTATTTCAAAGGCTTTAGCAGGTTTTCAAGCAAATGAAGACGGACCAGGCTTAGAAATCATTAAAGCTAGAGGCTGGAATTATCCTGAACTTGTTGAAGCATTTCAAAAAGCGGCAAGGTTTGCCAGAGATAAACATATGCCTTGCCTTCTTCATGTTTATGAAGTTACACAGCCTCAAGGCCACTCCTCTAGCGGTTCGCATGAGCGTTATAAAAGCAAAGATAGATTGGCTTGGGAGACTGGAATGGATTGTAATGTGAAATTCAAAGAGTGGATTTTAAAAGAAGGAGTAGCCTCTGAAAGTGAACTGACTAAAATAGAAGCGGACGCAAAGGAGGTAGCTAAGAAGTCGAGGCAAGATGCATGGCAATCTTTTAGGAAAAATATTGATAGAGACGTGAAAGAGGCTATTTCACTTCTTGATAGTGTTGCTAAAAAAAGCTCTAAGAAAAATGCTTTGAATGCCATTAGAAAGTCTTTAGTAAGTAAACAAAATCCTCTTAAAAGAGATGCTGTTTCTGCTATTAAAAAAGCAAAAAGGACTTTGATTAAAGAAAATGTTGGAAAAGAGTTTGCCCCTTTTCTAGACAGATTAGCTAAAGAAAATTTACATAATTACAGTTCGCACCTATATAGCGAGTTTGAGTCTTCACCACTAAATGTAAAGGAGGTCAAGGCTAAATATGGTGGAGAGCAAAAAGTAGAGAGCGGTCATCAAATAATTAACAAATACTTTGACCTGCTTTTAGCAAAAGATAAAAGAGTTTTTGCCTTAGGTGAAGACGTGGGTTCTATTGGTGATGTAAATCAGGGCTTTGCGGGATTACAAGAAAAGTTTGGTAAGCTGCGGGTTGAAGATACAGGAATAAGGGAAGCCACAATTATAGGGCAAGGTATAGGAGCTGCCATGAGAGGCTTAAGGCCAATAGTGGAGGTTCAGTATTTTGATTATATATATTACTGTCTATCTATCTTAACGGATGATTTGGCTTGTTTGAGATATAGGACTTTCGGTCGTCAGATGGCTCCGGTTATCATTAGAACGCGTGGGCATAGGCTAGAAGGGATTTGGCATTCTGGCTCTCCGCTAGCTGTCATGATTCATTCTTTAAGAGGTATGCATATTTGTGTTCCAAGAAATTTTGTTCAGGCAGCAGGTCTTTATAATACATTGCTGGCTGGAGATGATCCAGCACTGATGATTGAGCCTTTAAATGGTTATAGATTAAAAGAAAAATCACCAAGTAATCTAGGTGAGATATGTGTACCATTAGGAGAACCAGAGATACTTAAAAAAGGAACAGATATTACAATAGTTACTTATGGTTCTATGTGTAATATAGTGATGGCTGCTAGCGAAGAACTTGAAAAAGTAGGAATATCGATGGAGGTAATTGATGTACAAACATTACTTCCTTTTGATAGAACAGATACAATCTTGGAGTCACTGCAAAGAACGAACAGGATTATTTTTGCTGATGAAGATATGCCTGGCGGTGCTTCGGCTTATATGATGCAGCATGTAATTGAACTTAAAGGGGGTTATAAGTATTTAGACTCAAAAGCCACTACAATTTCGGCAAAGCAGCACCGACCTGCTTATGGTTCGGATGGTGATTACTTTTCAAAACCTAATGAGGACGATATCTTTGATGTAGCTTACAGCATAATGAGAGAAGCGAAGCCAAAGAGCTATCCAGAGATTTAG
- a CDS encoding thioredoxin domain-containing protein, whose translation MKRVLVTICLLSLFSCAKSQESNSPNMHTNALINETSPYLLQHAHNPVNWYPWGEEALDKAKKENKLILVSIGYAACHWCHVMEHESFEDSTVAKFMNDNFVAIKVDREERPDIDQVYMNAVQLITGRGGWPLNCIALPDGRPLYGGTYFQKEQWLEMLSGVLNFSKENPEKTEEQANALTEGIQRAEFEISSQKPDVFNIKDLDTIFKTWKGSIDYKEGGGNRAPKFPLPIGYQYLLQYDYLSNSPDALKAVDLTLFKMAHGGIYDQIGGGFARYSTDDEWKVPHFEKMLYDNSQLVSLYASAYQQSKNPLYKEVVIETLDFIERELTHESGGFYSSLDADSEGEEGKFYVWTKTEFDKILSDDAKLLAEYFEVTEKGNWEHGNNILLKTEHPEKLAATFQISMDALNKKVSKAKVDLLAARSKRIRPGLDDKILTSWNALMLKGYVDAYRVTDTKAYLQKALKNADFLLTSMKRKDGGLNRNFKNGKSSINAFLDDYAFSISAFVSLYQVTFDEKWLKEAADLMLYANKHFSDEETGMYFYTSDLDAALVARKMEIADNVIPSSNSEMAKNLYTLGQYLYDDAYIQRAKNMLGNIDTDALKNGPYYANWNILRTYFSKEPYEVAIVGKDSEEFRKEMDAHYLPNVFISGGKNEGNLELLKDKLVKGKTTIYVCQNKVCQYPVNTVKEALELIK comes from the coding sequence ATGAAGAGAGTACTAGTTACCATTTGTTTATTAAGTCTATTTTCTTGTGCAAAATCACAAGAATCCAACTCCCCGAATATGCATACCAACGCCCTTATAAACGAAACCAGTCCATACCTTTTACAGCATGCCCATAATCCTGTGAATTGGTACCCTTGGGGAGAAGAAGCTCTGGACAAAGCAAAGAAAGAAAACAAGCTTATTTTAGTCAGCATTGGTTATGCAGCCTGCCACTGGTGTCATGTAATGGAGCATGAGAGTTTTGAAGACTCTACTGTTGCAAAGTTCATGAATGACAATTTTGTGGCCATTAAAGTGGATAGAGAAGAGCGACCAGATATTGACCAAGTGTACATGAACGCTGTGCAATTAATAACTGGACGCGGCGGCTGGCCTTTGAATTGTATTGCTTTACCTGATGGAAGACCACTTTATGGAGGTACTTATTTCCAGAAAGAACAATGGCTCGAAATGCTTTCAGGAGTCTTGAATTTCTCAAAAGAAAACCCCGAAAAAACAGAAGAACAAGCTAATGCATTGACCGAAGGTATTCAAAGAGCTGAATTTGAGATTTCATCACAAAAACCTGACGTCTTCAATATAAAAGACTTAGATACCATTTTCAAAACATGGAAAGGCAGCATAGACTATAAAGAAGGGGGCGGCAACCGTGCTCCAAAATTCCCGCTGCCTATTGGCTACCAATATTTACTCCAATATGATTATTTGAGCAATTCTCCCGATGCATTGAAAGCTGTAGATTTAACATTGTTTAAAATGGCTCATGGAGGTATTTATGACCAAATAGGTGGCGGTTTTGCTAGATACAGTACAGATGACGAATGGAAAGTGCCTCATTTTGAAAAAATGCTTTATGACAATTCGCAGCTTGTCAGTCTATATGCTTCCGCATATCAACAGTCCAAAAATCCGCTCTACAAAGAAGTAGTGATAGAAACGCTGGATTTTATAGAAAGAGAATTAACGCATGAATCTGGCGGGTTCTATTCTTCTTTGGATGCCGATAGTGAAGGAGAAGAAGGTAAGTTTTATGTTTGGACTAAAACCGAATTTGATAAAATTCTAAGTGACGACGCCAAACTATTGGCGGAATATTTTGAGGTAACTGAAAAAGGAAATTGGGAACACGGCAATAATATTTTACTCAAAACAGAGCATCCTGAAAAGTTAGCAGCCACGTTTCAAATATCAATGGACGCTTTAAACAAGAAAGTGAGCAAGGCGAAAGTCGATTTATTGGCCGCTAGGTCAAAAAGAATTAGGCCAGGGCTTGATGATAAAATCTTAACTTCTTGGAATGCCCTAATGCTAAAAGGATATGTGGACGCCTACCGAGTTACGGATACCAAGGCTTACCTCCAGAAAGCATTAAAAAACGCTGATTTTCTTTTGACCTCCATGAAAAGAAAGGATGGAGGACTGAACAGGAACTTTAAAAATGGAAAATCTAGCATCAATGCCTTTTTAGATGATTATGCTTTTTCTATTTCCGCTTTTGTAAGTCTATACCAAGTCACTTTTGACGAAAAATGGCTTAAAGAAGCTGCTGATTTAATGCTTTACGCCAATAAACATTTTTCGGATGAAGAAACAGGCATGTACTTTTACACCTCAGATTTAGATGCTGCCTTGGTAGCAAGAAAAATGGAAATAGCAGATAATGTAATTCCTTCTTCCAATTCTGAAATGGCTAAAAACCTGTACACCTTGGGTCAATACCTTTACGACGATGCTTACATCCAAAGAGCCAAAAATATGCTAGGTAACATAGACACCGATGCTCTCAAGAATGGCCCATACTATGCAAACTGGAACATTCTAAGAACTTACTTTAGCAAAGAGCCTTACGAAGTAGCTATAGTAGGTAAAGACAGTGAAGAGTTTAGAAAGGAAATGGATGCCCATTACTTGCCCAATGTTTTTATTTCTGGTGGTAAAAATGAAGGAAACCTAGAACTCTTAAAAGACAAACTGGTAAAAGGGAAAACCACTATTTATGTTTGTCAAAATAAGGTTTGTCAGTATCCTGTAAATACGGTGAAGGAGGCTTTGGAGTTGATTAAGTAG
- a CDS encoding DUF6089 family protein — protein sequence MKKGIFAFIAVLTFASYSVKAQDTCKVCKPFPWEIGVPIGLTQYFGDVHCSMPYAAGNRLIGGVFARRHLSDYFAVRPQILAGGLAGNDFSQPDGYWDYRGLKFKTPLVEASILGEIYPFKERSITCDGITRKTLAPYLFGGIGVTYTNPTVEVQPGTTFPPLPRDIAADASSLKKWAAVIPFGLGVKWNLAERFTLGVEGGYRYSLSDYLDGISMAANDQRNDGYFVGLLMGSYRFGDKDGDKDGTVDKCDICPDVPGLRKFQGCPDTDGDGVPDNIDACPTLAGPASLQGCPDADGDGIADKDDECPTLYGLAALNGCPDRDGDGVADKDDECPDVAGVVELNGCPDTDGDGIADKDDNCPNSPGPAATNGCPDADGDGVADSEDDCINVAGDAEGCPDSDGDGVPDNKDLCPDVPGLISNQGCPEGYVNGVAPALGYKTASGCEITASELDELNYAAQQIEFYSGTNKLRPSSYKSLQRVCDLLARCSDAAIHVNAYNDGASSSSNIRLAKLRACAIYTYFLQKKCLTKSRISYDGFGDEDTASYYTNADGKRTGTRIEFLLK from the coding sequence ATGAAAAAAGGTATATTCGCTTTTATCGCTGTTTTAACTTTCGCAAGCTATTCTGTAAAAGCACAAGATACTTGTAAGGTTTGTAAGCCATTTCCTTGGGAAATAGGCGTCCCAATAGGTTTAACTCAATACTTTGGTGATGTTCACTGTAGCATGCCTTATGCAGCAGGGAATAGGCTCATTGGTGGAGTATTTGCCAGAAGACATCTTAGCGATTACTTCGCAGTTCGTCCTCAAATTTTAGCCGGTGGCTTAGCAGGAAACGACTTCTCTCAGCCAGACGGCTACTGGGATTACAGAGGTTTGAAATTCAAAACACCTCTAGTAGAAGCTTCTATTCTTGGAGAGATTTATCCATTTAAAGAAAGAAGTATTACCTGCGACGGTATTACAAGAAAAACACTAGCTCCTTATCTTTTTGGTGGTATTGGTGTAACATATACCAACCCTACCGTAGAAGTACAGCCAGGAACTACATTCCCTCCTTTACCACGTGACATTGCAGCTGACGCAAGTAGCCTAAAAAAATGGGCTGCCGTAATTCCTTTTGGTTTAGGTGTTAAATGGAACTTAGCCGAGCGTTTTACATTAGGTGTAGAAGGTGGTTATAGATATTCTCTTTCTGATTATCTAGATGGTATCAGCATGGCAGCCAACGACCAACGTAACGATGGTTACTTTGTAGGTTTGCTTATGGGTTCTTATAGATTTGGAGATAAAGATGGAGACAAAGACGGTACTGTAGACAAATGTGATATTTGCCCAGACGTTCCTGGTCTTCGTAAATTCCAAGGTTGCCCAGACACAGATGGTGACGGAGTTCCTGACAATATTGATGCATGTCCTACTTTAGCAGGTCCAGCTTCTCTTCAGGGTTGTCCTGATGCTGACGGTGATGGCATTGCTGACAAAGATGATGAGTGCCCTACTCTTTACGGTTTAGCAGCTCTTAATGGCTGTCCTGATAGAGACGGTGATGGTGTTGCTGATAAAGACGATGAGTGCCCAGATGTAGCTGGTGTTGTAGAATTAAACGGTTGCCCTGACACTGATGGTGACGGTATTGCTGATAAAGATGACAATTGCCCTAACTCTCCAGGTCCTGCAGCTACAAACGGCTGTCCAGATGCTGATGGTGATGGTGTAGCTGATAGCGAAGATGACTGTATAAATGTAGCTGGTGATGCAGAAGGTTGCCCAGATTCAGACGGTGATGGTGTTCCAGATAACAAAGACCTTTGTCCTGACGTACCAGGTTTAATTTCAAACCAAGGTTGCCCAGAAGGATACGTTAACGGTGTAGCTCCTGCTTTAGGATACAAAACTGCTAGCGGATGTGAAATCACAGCTTCTGAACTAGATGAATTGAATTATGCTGCACAGCAAATTGAATTCTATAGCGGAACTAACAAATTACGTCCATCTTCTTACAAGTCTCTTCAAAGAGTTTGTGACTTATTAGCTAGATGTTCTGATGCTGCTATACATGTAAATGCTTACAATGACGGTGCTTCTTCTTCTAGTAATATTAGACTAGCAAAACTTAGAGCATGTGCTATTTACACGTACTTCTTACAGAAGAAATGCTTAACTAAATCTAGAATATCTTATGACGGATTTGGTGACGAAGATACAGCAAGCTATTATACAAATGCTGACGGAAAGAGAACTGGAACAAGAATTGAGTTCTTGTTGAAATAA
- a CDS encoding M20/M25/M40 family metallo-hydrolase, translating to MNKGTFTSLAILLFVFASFTDASKKRKSVFTQISNNVSERGASYEKLQEVINLTKHRLTGSENGKKAETFAFDTFRAFGYSDVSYAPFEVESWSRNKVSLSIVPSNSDNFREVKVVSLAHSPKAAQVSAPIVDCFDGLASDFEKVKGELKGKVALFNINIQSENNKGQKNLHRSEKTALAIKHGAAGVMIANSVEGGVLLTGTASVTGSLISIPAVCISLESGKAIRAWIRDEHNLVAQIEMLNYNKPVRARNIVAKHKGQGKYSKGKIVIGGHLDSWDLAQGAVDNGLGAFSVLDIARVFKDLNLKTKRPIEFVLFMGEEQGLLGSKSYIEKAEKDGSIANVSLMMNLDMINNAHGFNAFGNEKLNKIFNSIGDEIQSIDKAYLNKNRNAAGLHSDHQAFMVKGIPVCSPVGKLSKAALNCYHADCDSMELIDKKELDNNVKYTAMMLYALANSNSLPKRKTSEETRDYLIAQNLKNELILGEEWLWDN from the coding sequence ATGAACAAAGGCACTTTTACATCGTTGGCAATTCTCCTTTTTGTTTTTGCTTCTTTTACAGATGCTAGCAAAAAGAGGAAGTCTGTCTTTACTCAGATATCCAATAACGTCTCAGAGAGGGGAGCGAGCTACGAAAAGCTTCAGGAGGTAATCAATCTCACAAAACATCGACTTACTGGTTCGGAGAATGGGAAAAAGGCAGAAACTTTTGCTTTTGATACTTTCAGGGCCTTTGGTTATTCAGATGTTAGTTATGCACCCTTTGAGGTAGAGTCTTGGTCTAGAAATAAGGTTTCACTTTCTATAGTACCGAGCAATAGCGATAATTTCAGAGAGGTTAAAGTGGTTTCACTTGCTCATTCACCTAAGGCTGCTCAGGTATCTGCTCCTATAGTTGATTGTTTTGATGGTTTAGCTTCAGACTTTGAAAAAGTAAAGGGTGAATTAAAAGGGAAAGTAGCCCTGTTTAATATTAATATTCAATCAGAAAACAATAAAGGACAAAAAAATCTACACCGTTCGGAGAAAACGGCTTTGGCTATTAAACATGGAGCGGCAGGTGTAATGATTGCAAATTCTGTGGAAGGCGGAGTGTTATTGACAGGTACGGCATCTGTTACTGGTTCCTTAATTTCAATTCCTGCGGTTTGTATTTCTTTGGAAAGTGGAAAGGCTATCAGGGCATGGATTCGTGATGAGCACAATTTAGTAGCACAAATTGAAATGCTAAATTATAACAAGCCTGTAAGAGCTAGGAACATTGTTGCAAAGCATAAAGGTCAAGGAAAGTATAGTAAGGGAAAAATTGTAATTGGTGGTCATTTAGATTCTTGGGATTTGGCTCAAGGGGCCGTTGATAATGGACTTGGAGCATTTTCTGTATTAGATATTGCCCGAGTTTTTAAAGACTTGAATTTGAAAACGAAACGTCCTATTGAGTTTGTGCTGTTTATGGGCGAGGAGCAAGGTTTGCTTGGTTCTAAGAGTTATATTGAAAAAGCGGAGAAGGATGGGAGCATTGCGAATGTGTCTTTAATGATGAATTTAGACATGATTAATAACGCCCATGGTTTTAATGCCTTTGGCAATGAGAAGTTAAATAAAATCTTCAACAGTATTGGAGATGAAATACAAAGCATTGATAAGGCGTATTTGAATAAAAACCGTAATGCAGCTGGTCTTCACAGCGATCATCAAGCATTCATGGTGAAGGGAATTCCGGTTTGTTCGCCCGTAGGGAAATTAAGCAAAGCCGCTCTTAACTGTTATCATGCAGACTGTGATAGCATGGAACTGATTGATAAAAAAGAGCTTGATAATAATGTTAAATATACTGCCATGATGCTTTATGCTCTGGCAAATTCTAATAGTCTTCCTAAAAGAAAAACTAGTGAGGAAACCAGAGATTACCTCATTGCTCAAAACCTAAAGAATGAGCTTATATTGGGTGAAGAATGGCTCTGGGATAATTAA